One window of the Salvelinus fontinalis isolate EN_2023a chromosome 2, ASM2944872v1, whole genome shotgun sequence genome contains the following:
- the LOC129831559 gene encoding immunoglobulin lambda-1 light chain-like, with protein MLGTLCTLITALTCVSGVTVVTQKPPVVTVRKGETATLDCNLGTVQDSAARWYKQAPGGVPQFVLFFYHPNSAPTYGAGFSSPKFTSNHQSKSDYRLIINTVEETDSAVYYCNTWDDSVKEHVVVFGPGTKLIVTDGDLATPAVTLFPPSTEDLKSSRATLVCLTSNLSQKSKGLADVSWMSNGESVTEDVSTSPAEQQPDKTFTISSYLTIQTADWDKDLVFTCKVSLGSTFSEKKIRKTSCSL; from the exons ATGCTGGGGACACTCTGCACTCTCATCACTGCTCTAACAT GTGTCAGTGGTGTGACTGTGGTGACACAGAAGCCTCCTGTTGTGACGGTGAGGAAAggagagacggccactctggactgtaacctggggactgttcaGGATAGTGCTGCTCGTTGGTATAAACAGGCTCCAGGAGGAGTTCCTCAGTTTGTTTTATTTTTCTACCACCCTAATAGTGCTCCTACCTATGGCGCTGGTTTCTCCTCTCCTAAATTCACATCTAATCATCAGTCTAAATCAGATTATCGTTTGATTATTAATACTGTGGAGGAGACAGACTCAGCAGTGTATTACTGTAATACATGGGACGACTCTGTTAAAGAGCACGT TGTGGTATTCGGACCAGGAACCAAGCTCATTGTTACTG ATGGAGATCTGGCTACACCTGCTGTGACCCTGTTCCCTCCATCCACTGAAGACCTCAAGTCCAGCAGAGCAACACTGGTGTGTCTGACTAGTAACCTGTCTCAGAAGTCCAAGGGGTTGGCAGATGTCAGCTGGATGTCTAATGGTGAATCAGTGACAGAAGATGTTTCTACCAGCCCTGCTGAGCAGCAACCAGACAAAACCTTCACGATCAGCAGCTATCTGACCATTCAGActgcagactgggacaaggacctGGTGTTCACATGTAAAGTGTCGTTGGGGTCAACATTCTCTGAGAAAAAGATCAGAAAGACTAGTTGTAGTCTGTAA